One window of Nicotiana tomentosiformis chromosome 11, ASM39032v3, whole genome shotgun sequence genomic DNA carries:
- the LOC104085860 gene encoding uncharacterized protein isoform X1: MESDDDYQSFPLPEEASPEIRRPRFKRLKKALEASKNRHAPPTMPIDEVFGFPKVDFAKLEALEASKTLEEDSADSTELVSSSQGSEDETRSEFGFNEKGGESREELEALEASRTQEDSADSTELVSPHNSEDEKGCEDVLVSSEQSKEVKRFLDFGEDDDQSRGKEHETSREVGEDLESGDAVKEMEDLDMEKLGTQQDVEGDGDLKEDDKTKKKKKKRTKGDIGSEVKSKELALNKRREAKERKIFLQQLHVDTQRLLRESKDATFKPVPVVHKPISSVLEKIRKRKLEVLKNRTGMLNGNSSIHKISASSEVMMELGAKSAYSEEHRVDKLDIELEEKVDVNGIETDRTTDTSNIDGISVSPITRSSEIAPDQTALEERPNSVFRAPVDDTQDLFDDSERTGSKEEMLDDPASSPLEEVMAPSLLALNLKFDSAPPDESSSDEEDNDKENINPYTKEGGDGCSSPKGDPVKAFVDDEAEEEDDSDNDLLRFGDEEDEDIDDSAELHDIIATDYKEKPVDKEKRNELHQKWLEQQDAAGTENLLQRLKCGVEQKETMLVDDELESDECDEDVNNITDMDAIPKSSARLNSKRAKQIIMQMFVDKDDVYLSDEDEETEKRLVKQRMLYNSEPTTVVSPIEDESSSELFGLIKKLNTVPDNKRKAKASSFFDTVLGNQKKKSSLKSSFLGRVTNHLPSSHKQSSTIVRSFIFGRDDSNSRSSMSMSEDSSDMIVKENLPIRNSTTKFGNFQAKSSSQGKNAAAGTSAAAPSFDILKRSSAPSNVCSRDVLLDLPKPLLADLRVSKRSLKAEGKR; encoded by the exons ATGGAAAGTGACGACGATTATCAGTCCTTCCCGTTGCCGGAGGAGGCTTCGCCGGAGATCCGACGTCCTAGATTCAAGCGTTTGAAGAAAGCTCTAGAAGCTTCCAAAAATCGACATGCTCCCCCAACTATGCCAATAGACGAAGTGTTTGGCTTTCCTAAGGTTGATTTTGCCAAATTGGAAGCTCTAGAAGCTTCCAAAACCCTAGAAGAAGATTCTGCTGATTCAACTGAACTTGTATCATCATCACAGGGCAGCGAGGATGAGACAAGATCTGAGTTTGGCTTTAACGAAAAGGGTGGAGAGAGTAGGGAAGAATTGGAAGCCTTAGAAGCTTCTAGAACCCAGGAAGATTCTGCTGATTCAACTGAACTCGTGTCACCACACAATAGCGAGGATGAAAAGGGCTGTGAGGATGTTCTCGTTTCTAGCGAGCAGAGCAAAGAGGTTAAAAGATTTCTAGATTTTGGTGAGGATGATGATCAGTCTCGTGGGAAAGAACATGAAACGAGTAGGGAAGTTGGGGAAGATTTGGAATCTGGTGACGCGGTAAAGGAGATGGAGGATTTGGATATGGAGAAATTGGGAACACAACAAGATGTTGAAGGAGATGGGGATCTGAAGGAAGATGACAAaacgaaaaagaagaagaagaagagaactaAAGGTGACATTGGTAGTGAAGTGAAGTCGAAAGAATTGGCTTTGAACAAAAGAAGAGAAGCAAAG GAGAGAAAAATATTTCTTCAGCAGCTTCATGTTGATACTCAGCGACTATTGCGAG AAAGTAAGGATGCAACATTTAAGCCTGTACCTGTTGTACATAAGCCTATATCCTCTGTTTTGGAGAAGATTCGGAAAAGGAAGCTCGAGGTCTTGAAAAA CAGGACCGGGATGCTAAACGGCAACAGTTCCATTCACAAGATTAGTGCTTCAAGTGAGGTTATGATGGAATTAGGTGCAAAGAGCGCATATTCTGAAGAGCACAGAGTAGACAAACTGGACATAGAGTTGGAAGAGAAGGTGGATGTAAATGGCATAGAAACGGATAGGACTACAGATACCTCTAATATTGATGGAATTTCGGTATCTCCAATTACTAGAAGCAGCGAGATTGCTCCTGATCAAACG GCTTTGGAAGAAAGGCCTAACTCTGTATTTAGAGCTCCAGTTGATGACACTCAG gaTCTATTTGATGACTCTGAACGAACAGGCAGTAAGGAGGAGATGCTTGATGACCCGGCCTCTAGTCCTTTGGAAGAAGTAATGGCACCATCTCTCCTTGCTTTGAACTTGAAGTTCGATTCTGCCCCTCCAGATGAAAG TTCCTCAGATGAGGAGGACAATGACAAGGAGAATATAAATCCATATACAAAAGAAGGTGGTGATGGCTGCAGTTCTCCAAAGGGAGACCCAGTTAAAGCATTTGTTGATGATGAAGCGGAGGAAGAAGATGACAGTGATAATGACCTATTACGGTTCGGTGATGAAGAAGACGAAGATATTGATGATTCTGCTGAACTCCACGATATTATTGCCACTGATTACAAAGAAAAGCCAGTTGATAAAGAAAAGCGGAATGAACTTCATCAAAAGTGGCTTGAGCAGCAGGATGCAGCTGGAACTGAGAATTTGCTGCAACGGTTAAAATGTGGTGTAGAACAAAAGGAGACAATGTTGGTCGATGATGAACTAGAAAGCGATGAGTGTGATGAAGACGTCAATAATATCACTGACATGGATGCAATTCCTAAAAGTTCTGCTCGACTAAATTCAAAAAGGGCAAAGCAAATAATAATGCAGATGTTTGTGGATAAAGATGACGTTTACTTATCTGATGAAGATGAGGAAACTGAAAAGAGGCTTGTAAAGCAGCGCATGCTATATAACTCT GAGCCGACAACAGTAGTATCGCCTATTGAGGATGAAAGCTCCAGTGAGTTATTTGGACTTATAAAGAAGCTTAATACTGTACCTGACAATAAGAGAAAAGCAAAAGCATCCT CGTTCTTTGATACAGTGCTAGGGAATCAAAAGAAGAAAAGCTCTCTGAAG TCCTCTTTTCTTGGACGAGTTACAAATCATCTTCCATCGTCCCATAAACAAAGTTCAACCATAGTTCGTTCTTTCATCTTTGGACGGGATGACAGCAATAGCCGAAGCTCAATGTCAATGTCAGAGGATTCTTCAGATATG ATCGTGAAAGAAAACCTTCCAATCAGGAATAGTACAACAAAGTTTGGTAATTTCCAAGCCAAATCAAGCAGCCAAGGTAAAAATGCTGCTGCGGGAACATCAGCTGCTGCTCCCTCATTTGATATATTAAAGCGATCTTCAGCACCATCTAACGTTTGTTCTCGAGATGTTTTGCTTGACCTTCCTAAACCTCTCCTTGCTGATCTTAGAGTTTCAAAGAGGTCACTAAAGGCAGAAGGAAAAAGATAG
- the LOC104085860 gene encoding uncharacterized protein isoform X2 yields the protein MESDDDYQSFPLPEEASPEIRRPRFKRLKKALEASKNRHAPPTMPIDEVFGFPKVDFAKLEALEASKTLEEDSADSTELVSSSQGSEDETRSEFGFNEKGGESREELEALEASRTQEDSADSTELVSPHNSEDEKGCEDVLVSSEQSKEVKRFLDFGEDDDQSRGKEHETSREVGEDLESGDAVKEMEDLDMEKLGTQQDVEGDGDLKEDDKTKKKKKKRTKGDIGSEVKSKELALNKRREAKERKIFLQQLHVDTQRLLRESKDATFKPVPVVHKPISSVLEKIRKRKLEVLKKTGMLNGNSSIHKISASSEVMMELGAKSAYSEEHRVDKLDIELEEKVDVNGIETDRTTDTSNIDGISVSPITRSSEIAPDQTALEERPNSVFRAPVDDTQDLFDDSERTGSKEEMLDDPASSPLEEVMAPSLLALNLKFDSAPPDESSSDEEDNDKENINPYTKEGGDGCSSPKGDPVKAFVDDEAEEEDDSDNDLLRFGDEEDEDIDDSAELHDIIATDYKEKPVDKEKRNELHQKWLEQQDAAGTENLLQRLKCGVEQKETMLVDDELESDECDEDVNNITDMDAIPKSSARLNSKRAKQIIMQMFVDKDDVYLSDEDEETEKRLVKQRMLYNSEPTTVVSPIEDESSSELFGLIKKLNTVPDNKRKAKASSFFDTVLGNQKKKSSLKSSFLGRVTNHLPSSHKQSSTIVRSFIFGRDDSNSRSSMSMSEDSSDMIVKENLPIRNSTTKFGNFQAKSSSQGKNAAAGTSAAAPSFDILKRSSAPSNVCSRDVLLDLPKPLLADLRVSKRSLKAEGKR from the exons ATGGAAAGTGACGACGATTATCAGTCCTTCCCGTTGCCGGAGGAGGCTTCGCCGGAGATCCGACGTCCTAGATTCAAGCGTTTGAAGAAAGCTCTAGAAGCTTCCAAAAATCGACATGCTCCCCCAACTATGCCAATAGACGAAGTGTTTGGCTTTCCTAAGGTTGATTTTGCCAAATTGGAAGCTCTAGAAGCTTCCAAAACCCTAGAAGAAGATTCTGCTGATTCAACTGAACTTGTATCATCATCACAGGGCAGCGAGGATGAGACAAGATCTGAGTTTGGCTTTAACGAAAAGGGTGGAGAGAGTAGGGAAGAATTGGAAGCCTTAGAAGCTTCTAGAACCCAGGAAGATTCTGCTGATTCAACTGAACTCGTGTCACCACACAATAGCGAGGATGAAAAGGGCTGTGAGGATGTTCTCGTTTCTAGCGAGCAGAGCAAAGAGGTTAAAAGATTTCTAGATTTTGGTGAGGATGATGATCAGTCTCGTGGGAAAGAACATGAAACGAGTAGGGAAGTTGGGGAAGATTTGGAATCTGGTGACGCGGTAAAGGAGATGGAGGATTTGGATATGGAGAAATTGGGAACACAACAAGATGTTGAAGGAGATGGGGATCTGAAGGAAGATGACAAaacgaaaaagaagaagaagaagagaactaAAGGTGACATTGGTAGTGAAGTGAAGTCGAAAGAATTGGCTTTGAACAAAAGAAGAGAAGCAAAG GAGAGAAAAATATTTCTTCAGCAGCTTCATGTTGATACTCAGCGACTATTGCGAG AAAGTAAGGATGCAACATTTAAGCCTGTACCTGTTGTACATAAGCCTATATCCTCTGTTTTGGAGAAGATTCGGAAAAGGAAGCTCGAGGTCTTGAAAAA GACCGGGATGCTAAACGGCAACAGTTCCATTCACAAGATTAGTGCTTCAAGTGAGGTTATGATGGAATTAGGTGCAAAGAGCGCATATTCTGAAGAGCACAGAGTAGACAAACTGGACATAGAGTTGGAAGAGAAGGTGGATGTAAATGGCATAGAAACGGATAGGACTACAGATACCTCTAATATTGATGGAATTTCGGTATCTCCAATTACTAGAAGCAGCGAGATTGCTCCTGATCAAACG GCTTTGGAAGAAAGGCCTAACTCTGTATTTAGAGCTCCAGTTGATGACACTCAG gaTCTATTTGATGACTCTGAACGAACAGGCAGTAAGGAGGAGATGCTTGATGACCCGGCCTCTAGTCCTTTGGAAGAAGTAATGGCACCATCTCTCCTTGCTTTGAACTTGAAGTTCGATTCTGCCCCTCCAGATGAAAG TTCCTCAGATGAGGAGGACAATGACAAGGAGAATATAAATCCATATACAAAAGAAGGTGGTGATGGCTGCAGTTCTCCAAAGGGAGACCCAGTTAAAGCATTTGTTGATGATGAAGCGGAGGAAGAAGATGACAGTGATAATGACCTATTACGGTTCGGTGATGAAGAAGACGAAGATATTGATGATTCTGCTGAACTCCACGATATTATTGCCACTGATTACAAAGAAAAGCCAGTTGATAAAGAAAAGCGGAATGAACTTCATCAAAAGTGGCTTGAGCAGCAGGATGCAGCTGGAACTGAGAATTTGCTGCAACGGTTAAAATGTGGTGTAGAACAAAAGGAGACAATGTTGGTCGATGATGAACTAGAAAGCGATGAGTGTGATGAAGACGTCAATAATATCACTGACATGGATGCAATTCCTAAAAGTTCTGCTCGACTAAATTCAAAAAGGGCAAAGCAAATAATAATGCAGATGTTTGTGGATAAAGATGACGTTTACTTATCTGATGAAGATGAGGAAACTGAAAAGAGGCTTGTAAAGCAGCGCATGCTATATAACTCT GAGCCGACAACAGTAGTATCGCCTATTGAGGATGAAAGCTCCAGTGAGTTATTTGGACTTATAAAGAAGCTTAATACTGTACCTGACAATAAGAGAAAAGCAAAAGCATCCT CGTTCTTTGATACAGTGCTAGGGAATCAAAAGAAGAAAAGCTCTCTGAAG TCCTCTTTTCTTGGACGAGTTACAAATCATCTTCCATCGTCCCATAAACAAAGTTCAACCATAGTTCGTTCTTTCATCTTTGGACGGGATGACAGCAATAGCCGAAGCTCAATGTCAATGTCAGAGGATTCTTCAGATATG ATCGTGAAAGAAAACCTTCCAATCAGGAATAGTACAACAAAGTTTGGTAATTTCCAAGCCAAATCAAGCAGCCAAGGTAAAAATGCTGCTGCGGGAACATCAGCTGCTGCTCCCTCATTTGATATATTAAAGCGATCTTCAGCACCATCTAACGTTTGTTCTCGAGATGTTTTGCTTGACCTTCCTAAACCTCTCCTTGCTGATCTTAGAGTTTCAAAGAGGTCACTAAAGGCAGAAGGAAAAAGATAG